One Fulvia fulva chromosome 8, complete sequence DNA window includes the following coding sequences:
- a CDS encoding Septation initiation network scaffold protein cdc11, protein MSQDTQNVAPWLAGLGDDDDVSWDIPIPSDINISSASHDANSIQYGSTRNSRRKVSGPWGSVRGTTQKRRSPLSTLSNSNNNTQRRPHGLSKLTQSRSFSGASDTSVVQYDTVAQRSKSSSPAKKQQTLEWKRRLLQGRVGYGDQTDLFGATGLENIFAQTPADDGPKKATSSMSWLDRSAVAAMPSSPPPWPSQHDQSERYEEHENVEEGDRLGTVDEEHESRTTAEQYQNEDSFESNPYDLQDSEDPEIPGTELDQPSNVPYSSPDRPITDVAHDNVVGNRTMSGQTDLDDFSPVFVSKHTTMTGQVEYKALDSRLVKQFQKSTVDLRHPSQGQSSDDTLAEPQEPSIVEQSGFTDGPESEVLPAVPDLSLSENLPTGTPPTANLGENVQTRRGGWSAEGSFKEKPLSPSPSKTEPSIVRHQTSELLSPVDATSRNDRPATPSQGQSEPRSRSSGSPLKLFGPHDTFTSNRLLRRMSQLDPDLSQIRSDDGDEETRQHRPSAVRQPGFRNVSGNSFGSGDLSGHPFNAEITITSASDSDRADSDRSPGSEVPPPGSRAPLGFRFDDAPAAGDTFKLKRKISKRSEVNSKTSTLNTQYRYPTVEDASEAASVARRVDSNTAAGKRPPNSPFKAPTPKRRRTLHASELVDEVAEANGSYHSQLQEALSGSKRRASRNDRHYDIADPDVLAERKMLRPRNPTPSQRRRDKIEAEIREAAEQFAEQEPEALEAVMEQIESSMVSGTPPSIEQQANVVANEVAKFSLRVQKASGDYAERKRSVTTQDFFNEAVMVMRLIREKAGRQSGLGSVAESDQEAISEGDQSGQDLSSLRVSRPPSREAVSGWRPRNSQPTDARVISHLRRFQERDDTEFLAQSVISAHADDNDVPDVVVDEHSNIRIRGPMLMRDHHADEEHSRPSTQHSQQSSLASHSSQNSDATSTGRTVLSRKSENLGNLAPDAVAHLIGEQVGAMTYDRDRQQWVKARSPKKQAYGSFLEPPSNITSDDDPFREISDLPVDEHKEEEIRKASAQRRPSAVQFEGRPVSASGAELYMAAQIESRTTSQETVLNRPTTRDSKVSCHTYSSSDPSRYTAFASSQQQTNETRATSWGDDDLHRLAAQGKAQQQPLAYAAAQAALAIAHRNEATETLQGVVEEDESCMSSTGHGLHGHVSASLEDQTIEASLVDETGYSDGLAVEELESPKLRRALPTMPTNQPSSTYRGAARQMSLRRKTLTSRFNDAETHEQSELSFVAPLPGDRMMSVSLSVSRPMSKRQQGHVIEAPSSPAKYDPSFMLSDLPDFTIHEEDKERPSEKALAQRLARHAAAEVDDRYALAMKDMVKVLTDVKADEPYWEELKQLDLHDRGLASLHGLDGFCGRAQDLDVSNNKLAYLNGAPATVRHLIARSNQLSSLTPWSHLMNLQYLDISGNELQNLDGLSCLIHLRELKADDNNIQSLDGILHLDGLLKLRARRNRLQVIDFAQSQLDRLEELDLCDNGITAVQHVDFLPALRSLKLDHNKLLGPLRFHERMPKMRFVSLKDCELRHLNVTCLPGIRTLLLDQNCLSTVQGIAHLKRLDVISMRKQTLLAGQDVTLLEEDLVARTVHLSGNSLPMISLPHNLLSVQHLELASVGLQELPPDFGLKLPNLATLNLNFNSLKDIRPVLNINRLEQLLVCGSRLDRLRKTAITLSKLKTLKTVDIRGNDLTQPFYPLHACTQPITSVIRRSACGGMEDDEDTKAEDGESMKYLLPPLDPGADRIHYERMDEDAKLRRKVYHAILANGCPTLEFLDGLAFDKKGAMARDATWHKLVELGVLRKSGAVGLKENEPSP, encoded by the coding sequence ATGTCACAAGACACACAGAACGTCGCTCCATGGCTCGCGGGCCTCGGCGACGATGATGATGTGTCGTGGGATATACCGATTCCTTCCGACATCAACATCTCGTCCGCCAGCCACGACGCCAACTCGATACAATACGGCTCCACGCGCAACTCGAGGCGCAAAGTCAGCGGCCCATGGGGCTCAGTGCGAGGCACAACCCAGAAACGACGAAGCCCGCTATCAACTTTGAGCAACAGTAACAACAATACCCAGCGTCGTCCTCACGGCTTGTCGAAGCTCACGCAATCGCGATCCTTCTCTGGCGCGTCAGACACATCTGTGGTGCAGTACGACACTGTCGCCCAGCGGTCGAAGAGCTCGTCGCCGGCAAAAAAGCAGCAGACTTTGGAGTGGAAGAGACGTCTGCTACAAGGAAGAGTCGGCTACGGTGATCAGACCGATCTCTTTGGCGCGACTGGGCTCGAGAACATTTTCGCCCAAACACCTGCAGATGATGGACCAAAGAAGGCCACGAGCAGCATGAGCTGGCTGGACCGATCTGCTGTGGCCGCGATGCCGTCTAGTCCCCCGCCTTGGCCTTCGCAGCACGATCAGTCTGAGCGATACGAGGAGCATGAGAATGTGGAAGAAGGAGATCGTCTGGGCACAGTCGACGAGGAGCATGAGAGCAGGACAACAGCCGAGCAGTATCAGAATGAAGACAGTTTTGAGAGCAACCCATACGATCTGCAGGACTCAGAAGATCCAGAGATCCCAGGGACTGAACTGGACCAGCCATCGAATGTACCCTACTCGAGTCCTGATCGACCCATCACGGACGTTGCGCACGATAACGTTGTGGGCAACCGCACTATGAGCGGACAAACGGATCTTGACGACTTCAGTCCGGTCTTCGTCTCGAAGCATACAACAATGACCGGCCAGGTGGAGTACAAGGCTTTGGACTCGCGACTTGTCAAGCAATTCCAGAAGAGCACAGTCGACCTTCGACATCCTAGCCAGGGGCAGTCTTCCGATGATACTCTTGCGGAACCTCAGGAGCCATCCATAGTGGAGCAGTCCGGATTCACTGACGGACCCGAGAGTGAGGTACTTCCAGCTGTGCCAGATCTGTCTCTGTCAGAAAACCTCCCAACTGGCACACCACCAACCGCGAACCTTGGAGAGAATGTGCAAACAAGACGAGGTGGCTGGTCCGCAGAAGGATCGTTCAAAGAGAAGCCACTCAGCCCATCCCCATCCAAGACTGAGCCGTCAATTGTCCGACATCAAACGAGCGAGTTGCTTTCACCGGTTGATGCTACCTCACGAAACGATCGGCCTGCCACCCCAAGCCAAGGACAATCTGAGCCACGCTCGAGATCATCGGGCAGTCCGCTGAAATTGTTCGGCCCTCATGATACCTTCACCAGCAACAGACTGTTGAGACGCATGAGTCAACTGGATCCAGATCTCTCTCAGATTCGCTCAGACGATGGAGACGAGGAGACACGTCAGCATCGCCCGTCAGCTGTCCGACAACCCGGCTTTCGCAACGTGTCGGGCAACTCGTTCGGCAGTGGTGATCTCAGTGGCCACCCCTTCAATGCTGAAATCACAATAACGAGCGCATCAGACTCCGACAGGGCTGATAGCGATCGTTCGCCGGGTTCAGAGGTACCGCCTCCGGGCAGTAGAGCTCCCCTCGGCTTCAGGTTTGACGACGCGCCCGCTGCAGGTGACACATTCAAGCTGAAGCGGAAGATATCCAAACGGAGCGAGGTTAACTCAAAGACTTCGACTCTCAACACCCAGTACCGTTATCCGACAGTCGAAGATGCCTCTGAAGCAGCATCTGTAGCCAGACGAGTAGACAGCAACACTGCAGCCGGCAAGCGACCGCCGAACTCACCATTCAAAGCGCCCACACCAAAGCGACGTCGAACGTTGCACGCTTCTGAGCTAGTGGATGAAGTGGCTGAGGCCAACGGATCGTACCATAGCCAGCTCCAGGAAGCTCTGAGTGGCAGCAAGCGGAGAGCCTCTCGTAATGATCGCCATTACGACATCGCCGACCCCGATGTTCTCGCAGAACGCAAGATGCTTCGGCCTAGAAATCCAACCCCAAGTCAGCGGCGGCGCGATAAGATCGAGGCGGAAATCAGAGAGGCTGCAGAGCAGTTTGCCGAGCAGGAGCCTGAAGCATTGGAGGCTGTCATGGAGCAGATCGAATCGTCTATGGTGTCAGGAACTCCTCCATCTATCGAGCAACAAGCGAATGTGGTGGCCAACGAAGTCGCCAAGTTCAGCCTGCGCGTCCAAAAGGCGTCCGGCGACTATGCTGAGCGGAAACGATCCGTTACCACCCAAGACTTCTTTAACGAGGCCGTCATGGTCATGCGATTGATTCGCGAGAAAGCTGGCCGTCAAAGTGGGCTCGGTAGTGTCGCAGAGTCTGACCAAGAAGCCATCAGTGAGGGCGATCAGTCTGGGCAGGATCTATCATCCCTGCGAGTGTCTAGACCACCATCCCGAGAAGCTGTGAGTGGGTGGCGGCCTCGAAACTCTCAGCCTACCGACGCCAGAGTTATCAGCCATCTCCGTCGCTTCCAGGAGCGGGATGATACCGAATTCCTGGCCCAGTCTGTCATCTCGGCACATGCTGATGATAATGATGTTCCAGATGTGGTAGTAGACGAGCACTCCAACATCCGTATCAGGGGTCCCATGCTGATGCGCGATCACCATGCCGACGAAGAACATAGCCGCCCATCAACACAACACTCACAACAAAGCTCGCTCGCTTCCCACTCCAGCCAGAACTCGGATGCTACATCTACAGGCCGGACGGTGCTTTCGCGTAAGTCTGAGAATCTTGGTAACCTGGCACCAGATGCCGTAGCTCATCTTATCGGCGAACAAGTTGGTGCCATGACATATGACAGAGACAGACAGCAGTGGGTCAAGGCTCGAAGCCCCAAAAAACAAGCTTACGGCAGTTTCCTCGAGCCACCAAGTAACATTACCAGCGACGATGATCCGTTCCGCGAGATATCGGATCTGCCTGTCGACGAGCACAAGGAAGAGGAGATTAGGAAAGCCAGCGCGCAACGAAGGCCGAGTGCCGTACAATTTGAAGGCCGGCCTGTTTCAGCATCCGGGGCTGAGCTCTACATGGCTGCGCAGATCGAGTCTCGTACAACCTCACAAGAGACAGTGCTGAATCGGCCCACCACACGAGACAGTAAAGTATCTTGTCATACCTACTCCAGCTCAGATCCATCGCGGTATACTGCCTTCGCCTCAAGTCAGCAACAGACCAATGAGACTCGTGCGACATCATGGGGTGATGACGACTTGCATCGACTGGCTGCACAGGGTAAGGCCCAGCAGCAACCGCTTGCATATGCCGCGGCACAAGCTGCATTAGCCATCGCTCATCGCAACGAGGCTACCGAGACTCTGCAAGGGGTTGTGGAGGAGGATGAGAGCTGCATGTCTTCCACAGGTCACGGCCTCCATGGTCACGTATCGGCAAGCCTGGAAGACCAGACAATTGAAGCCAGTCTTGTCGACGAGACCGGATACTCGGATGGACTCGCAGTTGAAGAGCTCGAGTCACCGAAGCTTAGACGCGCATTGCCTACTATGCCAACAAATCAGCCAAGCTCGACTTACCGCGGAGCTGCTAGGCAGATGTCGCTCCGCCGAAAGACGCTCACAAGTCGATTCAATGACGCCGAAACCCACGAGCAGAGCGAACTATCGTTTGTGGCGCCTCTGCCGGGAGATCGTATGATGAGTGTCTCGCTGAGTGTTTCGAGGCCGATGAGCAAACGTCAGCAAGGACATGTGATCGAGGCACCATCATCACCCGCTAAGTACGATCCTAGCTTCATGCTTAGCGATCTGCCAGACTTCACGATTCACGAGGAAGACAAAGAGAGACCATCAGAGAAGGCTCTTGCTCAAAGGCTGGCGCGGCATGCTGCAGCCGAGGTGGATGATCGCTACGCCTTGGCTATGAAGGACATGGTCAAGGTCCTCACGGATGTGAAGGCGGATGAGCCATACTGGGAAGAGCTGAAGCAGCTCGATCTCCACGATCGGGGTCTTGCTTCCTTGCACGGACTGGACGGCTTTTGCGGAAGAGCACAGGATCTCGATGTGTCAAACAACAAGCTAGCATATCTCAACGGCGCACCCGCAACTGTGAGGCACCTTATCGCACGATCAAATCAGCTGAGCAGCTTGACACCCTGGAGTCATCTGATGAACCTGCAGTACCTTGATATCTCCGGGAACGAATTGCAGAACCTGGATGGTCTGAGCTGCCTGATCCACTTGCGCGAGTTGAAGGCCGATGACAACAATATCCAGAGCCTTGACGGGATCCTACATCTTGATGGTTTGCTCAAGCTCAGGGCAAGGAGAAACAGACTGCAGGTTATCGACTTCGCGCAGAGTCAGCTCGATCGTCTCGAAGAGCTGGATCTTTGCGATAACGGGATCACTGCCGTGCAGCATGTGGACTTCTTGCCGGCGCTCAGATCCTTGAAGCTTGATCACAACAAGCTCTTGGGGCCTCTGAGGTTCCACGAGCGAATGCCCAAGATGAGATTCGTATCGCTGAAGGACTGTGAGCTGCGCCACTTGAATGTGACGTGCCTGCCGGGTATCAGGACGCTTCTGCTTGATCAGAACTGCCTGTCGACCGTGCAAGGTATTGCACATCTGAAGCGTCTGGATGTCATCTCGATGAGAAAGCAGACTCTGCTTGCTGGTCAAGATGTCACTCTGCTTGAGGAAGATCTCGTCGCGCGCACTGTCCACCTCTCTGGCAACAGCCTGCCAATGATCTCTTTACCCCACAACCTGCTGAGCGTCCAACACCTCGAGCTGGCATCCGTAGGTCTCCAAGAGCTACCACCTGACTTCGGCTTGAAGTTGCCAAACCTCGCAACACTCAACTTGAACTTCAACTCGCTCAAAGACATCAGGCCTGTGCTCAACATTAACAGACTCGAGCAACTTCTCGTGTGCGGCAGTCGATTGGACAGATTACGCAAGACCGCGATTACGTTGTCGAAATTGAAGACGCTGAAGACGGTCGACATCCGCGGCAACGATCTGACACAGCCTTTCTACCCACTCCATGCTTGCACCCAGCCGATAACGAGCGTGATTCGAAGAAGTGCATGCGGTGGCATGGAGGACGACGAAGATACGAAGGCAGAGGATGGGGAATCAATGAAGTATCTTCTTCCACCTCTCGATCCGGGAGCAGATCGTATACACTACGAACGTATGGACGAGGATGCCAAGTTGCGCAGGAAAGTATATCACGCAATATTGGCGAATGGCTGTCCTACATTGGAGTTCCTCGATGGACTGGCGTTTGATAAGAAAGGCGCAATGGCTAGGGATGCGACTTGGCATAAGTTGGTTGAGCTTGGGGTACTGAGGAAGAGTGGCGCCGTCGGATTGAAAGAGAATGAGCCTAGTCCTTGA
- a CDS encoding Ras-related protein Rab-6B yields the protein MATNVGSYTNPLKKFKLVFLGEQSVGKTSLITRFMYDSFDSTYQATIGIDFLSKTMYLEDRTVRLQLWDTAGQERFRSLIPSYIRDSSVAVVVYDITSKKSFEQTRKWVDDVRGERGNDVIIVLVGNKTDLSEKREVTAQMGEEESKRLGCMFVETSAKVGHNVKGLFKKIAQALPGMEGEGQQGVANTIDVNVNAPKPESEGGCNC from the exons ATGGCGACGAATGTCGGCTCTTACACAAACCCGCTCAAGAAGTTCAAGCTGGTCTTCTTGGGCGAGCAGTCAG TCGGCAAGACATCTCTAATCACTCGATTCATGTACGACTCCTTCGACTCAACCTACCAAGCGACGATCGGCATCGACTTCCTCAGCAAAACGATGTACCTCGAAGACCGCACAGTGCGCCTACAACTCTGGGACACAGCGGGGCAAGAGCGGTTCCGATCCTTGATCCCATCATATATCCGCGACAGTAGCGTTGCGGTAGTAGTATACGACATCACGTCGAAGAAGTCCTTCGAGCAGACAAGGAAATGGGTGGATGACGTGAGAGGGGAGCGCGGGAACGATGTGATCATTGTGCTCGTGGGAAACAAGACAGATTTGAGTGAGAAGAGAGAGGTGACAGCACAGATGGGCGAGGAAGAGAGCAAAAGGTTAGGATGCATGTTCGTGGAGACCAGCGCTAAGGTCGGGCATAATGTCAAGGGCCTCTTCAAGAAGATTGCTCAGGCACTGCCTGGCATGGAAGGTGAGGGGCAGCAGGGTGTTGCCAACA CAATCGATGTAAACGTGAACGCACCAAAGCCAGAAAGCGAAGGTGGCTGCAACTGCTAG
- a CDS encoding Putative proline--tRNA ligase has translation MSEGIESKMSDLKVDGQEPPKSTAESSTGKQKPKKQDKERKDQKVAHKSKPQQQAKKKQDGPELIGITEPKRGDLSEWYQQVILKAEMLAFTDIPGCYVYLPPSYRIWEFIQEYFNERIRKLGVKNAYFPLFISEDNLQREESHIEGFAAEVAWVTHGGKSKLEKRLAVRPTSETAMYDFYSKKIRSHRDLPLKLNQWNNVVRWEFKHAVPFLRSREFLWQEGHTAHLTEKDAGIEVMQILDWYADIYEHLLAVPVVKGQKTKNEQFPGAHYTKTIEGFIPAVGRGIQAATSHCLGQHFAKMFDIKVEDPDQQIKEGEKRDKLHVWQNSWGFTTRSIGVMVLVHGDDKGLVIPPRVAEVQVAIVPVGVTAKTTDADREKLYDEVHGLKTVLEEAGVRAEVDLREGYSPGWKFADWELKGTPLRLEYGPKDAANGVVTTSRRDTSEKGTIPVAELSSGVPKLLEQIQKDLFMKASDEYASHRKIVREWKDFVPTLNAKNVLLVAHCLGGDCEDEIKKDSAGNVEGQEVDARAPSMGAKSLCIPHDQPEPIAEGQKCINPKCDAAAQQWVMFGRSY, from the exons ATGAGCGAAGGCATTGAGTCCAAGATGTCGGATCTGAAGGTTGATGGACAGGAGCCACCAAAGTCGACCGCAGAGTCGTCGACTGGCAAGCAAAAGCCTAAGAAGCAAGACAAGGAGCGCAAAGATCAGAAGGTAGCACACAAGTCGAAGCCGCAACAACAGGCCAAGAAGAAGCAGGATGGTCCAG AACTCATAGGCATCACCGAGCCCAAGCGCGGAGACCTCTCAGAATGGTACCAGCAAGTCATCCTCAAGGCGGAAATGCTCGCCTTCACCGACATTCCAGGCTGCTACGTGTACCTCCCACCATCGTACCGGATATGGGAGTTCATCCAGGAGTACTTCAACGAGCGTATTCGAAAGCTTGGTGTGAAGAATGCGTACTTCCCGCTGTTTATAAGTGAGGATAATTTGCAGCGGGAGGAGAGCCATATTGAGGGGTTTGCGGCTGAGGTTGCGTGGGTTACGCATGGTGGGAAGAGTAAGCTGGAGAAGCGGTTGGCTG TTCGCCCAACATCTGAGACCGCCATGTACGACTTCTACTCAAAGAAGATCCGATCACACAGAGACTTGCCACTCAAGCTGAACCAGTGGAACAACGTGGTGCGGTGGGAGTTCAAGCACGCTGTACCATTCTTACGATCTCGAGAGTTCCTGTGGCAAGAAGGCCACACCGCACATCTCACGGAGAAGGACGCCGGTATCGAGGTCATGCAGATTCTTGATTGGTACGCCGACATCTACGAGCATCTTCTTGCCGTCCCGGTCGTGAAGGGTCAAAAGACCAAGAACGAGCAGTTCCCAGGCGCGCACTACACCAAGACCATCGAAGGCTTCATTCCAGCAGTGGGTCGTGGTATCCAGGCAGCAACGTCACATTGCCTTGGCCAGCACTTCGCGAAGATGTTCGATATCAAGGTTGAGGACCCGGACCAGCAGATCAAGGAGGGCGAGAAGCGGGACAAGCTGCACGTCTGGCAAAACAGCTGGGGTTTCACTACTCGGTCCATTGGTGTCATGGTTCTGGTTCACGGTGACGACAAGGGTCTGGTCATTCCGCCAAGAGTCGCCGAGGTACAAGTTGCCATCGTCCCAGTCGGTGTGACCGCGAAGACCACCGATGCGGACCGCGAGAAGCTCTACGATGAGGTGCACGGCCTCAAGACTGTCCTGGAAGAAGCTGGTGTCCGCGCTGAAGTCGACCTCCGAGAAGGCTACTCCCCAGGCTGGAAATTCGCCGACTGGGAGCTCAAGGGCACCCCTCTTCGTCTCGAGTACGGTCCAAAGGACGCAGCAAATGGCGTAGTAACCACATCCCGCCGTGACACCAGCGAGAAGGGCACCATCCCAGTCGCGGAGCTCAGCAGCGGCGTTCCCAAACTCCTTGAGCAGATCCAAAAGGACTTGTTCATGAAGGCTTCGGACGAATACGCCTCGCACCGCAAGATTGTGCGTGAGTGGAAGGATTTCGTCCCAACTCTTAACGCCAAGAACGTGCTACTGGTCGCACACTGTCTCGGCGGCGATTGCGAGGATGAGATCAAGAAGGACTCGGCTGGTAATGTCGAGGGTCAGGAAGTTGATGCGCGTGCTCCTTCTATGGGCGCGAAGAGTCTGTGCATCCCACACGATCAGCCAGAGCCGATTGCGGAGGGGCAGAAGTGTATCAACCCCAAGTGTGATGCGGCGGCGCAGCAGTGGGTTATGTTTGGACGAAGTTACTAG
- a CDS encoding Ribosome biogenesis protein NOP53, producing MADKVKTAPATHSQPSRKGKKAWRKNVDVSEVQDGLENVRDEIIKGGVISERAADQLFATDLEGDAEIEKTHKPKKLLKADDILAQRSAVPALSPGRKRKAEEVPVTTGKKQKNGKYVSHRELQRLRNVADGANIGIKIDDQAVHDVWGAPVEDETYKKLDFLEPPKQKREPKTLKHAPVPLTTSKKPLAHVRKPESGKSYMPDVHDWSDLFQREGAAAVEAEKARLAAEAAQAERERVAAEEGAKVEAAEKEEYATDYESAWESEWEGIQSEAEKESHTQKQKSRKTPSERNKVKARKEREAREKWEKKQKEKDIQEKRIREIAREVSAKDKLRRPGTELQKVDYSSDSDENDHQVELQKRRFGKLPIPEAPVEVTLPDDLTESLRRLKPEGNLLTDRYRNLLINGKLEVRKKVGQVKKKQTFRTEKWTYKDFTV from the coding sequence ATGGCCGACAAAGTCAAGACAGCCCCGGCGACGCACTCGCAGCCTTCGCGAAAGGGAAAGAAGGCATGGCGCAAGAACGTCGATGTGAGCGAAGTGCAGGATGGATTGGAAAATGTTCGCGATGAAATCATCAAAGGCGGTGTTATATCAGAAAGGGCGGCCGATCAGCTGTTCGCAACAGACTTGGAGGGCGATGCGGAGATTGAGAAGACACACAAGCCAAAGAAGCTGCTGAAGGCAGACGACATCTTGGCACAACGAAGCGCTGTTCCTGCTCTGAGTCCTGGTCGTAAGAGGAAAGCCGAAGAAGTGCCAGTGACGACCGGCAAGAAGCAGAAGAATGGCAAGTACGTCTCACATAGGGAGCTGCAGCGGCTGCGAAACGTGGCAGATGGGGCAAACATTGGCATCAAGATCGACGACCAAGCTGTTCACGATGTCTGGGGAGCGCCTGTGGAAGATGAGACATACAAGAAGCTAGACTTTCTGGAGCCTCCCAAGCAAAAGCGCGAGCCGAAGACGCTGAAGCATGCGCCTGTACCTCTCACCACCAGCAAGAAGCCGCTTGCACACGTTCGCAAGCCTGAAAGTGGCAAGTCGTATATGCCTGACGTGCACGATTGGTCAGACCTCTTCCAGCGCGAGGGTGCTGCTGCAGTCGAAGCAGAGAAGGCAAGACTCGCTGCGGAAGCGGCACAAGCCGAGCGTGAACGCGTAGCTGCGGAGGAAGGAGCGAAGGTTGAAGCGGCAGAGAAAGAGGAGTACGCCACCGACTACGAAAGTGCATGGGAGAGCGAGTGGGAAGGCATCCAGAGCGAGGCAGAAAAGGAGAGTCATACACAGAAGCAGAAGAGCCGCAAAACACCTTCAGAGAGGAATAAGGTCAAGGCACGGAAAGAGCGAGAAGCACGAGAGAAGTGGGAGAAGAAGCAAAAGGAGAAAGACATACAAGAGAAGCGAATCAGGGAGATTGCGAGGGAAGTCTCAGCAAAGGACAAGCTGCGAAGACCAGGCACAGAATTGCAGAAGGTGGACTACTCATCTGACTCGGACGAGAATGATCACCAGGTCGAGCTGCAGAAGAGGAGATTCGGCAAGCTGCCTATACCAGAGGCACCAGTGGAGGTGACGCTACCAGATGATCTGACGGAGTCGCTGAGGAGACTGAAGCCAGAGGGCAACCTGCTTACTGACCGATACCGCAATCTCTTGATCAACGGCAAGCTAGAAGTGCGGAAGAAGGTTGGGCAGGTTAAGAAGAAGCAGACGTTCAGGACGGAGAAGTGGACGTATAAGGACTTTACGGTCTGA